From Eleftheria terrae, the proteins below share one genomic window:
- a CDS encoding LysR substrate-binding domain-containing protein yields the protein MPRQLPPLASLRAFEAAARHLSFKAAAEELNVTATAISHQVRQLESQLGLRLFERQTRQVALTWPGQRLYPVLRDGLDAFAAAIEALGRPVRPVVTVSATTAFTARWLVPRVPDWQAKYPGIDLRLHASNLPVDLHGGVADLAIRYGRGPYPGLRATPLLGERFVPLASPRLQLREPADLARCRLIQMDWTRRDPALPGWRDWLQAAAVPGVDAEAGPRFSDEAHAAQAAVAGAGVALLSEVLVQHELAQGLLCIPFGPALPGLAYHLMEPARHSASPALEAARRWLLETAAACAAEA from the coding sequence ATGCCGCGCCAACTGCCCCCGCTCGCCTCGCTACGGGCCTTCGAGGCGGCGGCCCGCCACCTGAGCTTCAAGGCCGCAGCCGAGGAGCTCAACGTGACGGCCACCGCCATCAGCCACCAGGTGCGCCAGCTCGAGTCGCAGCTGGGCCTGCGCCTGTTCGAGCGGCAGACCCGCCAGGTGGCGCTGACCTGGCCCGGCCAGCGCCTCTACCCGGTGCTGCGCGACGGGCTCGATGCCTTTGCCGCTGCCATCGAGGCGCTGGGCCGGCCGGTGCGGCCGGTCGTCACCGTCTCGGCCACCACCGCCTTCACCGCCCGCTGGCTGGTGCCCCGGGTGCCGGACTGGCAGGCGAAATATCCCGGCATCGACCTGCGGCTGCATGCCTCCAACCTGCCGGTGGACCTGCACGGCGGCGTGGCCGACCTCGCCATCCGCTATGGCCGCGGACCCTACCCGGGCTTGCGGGCCACCCCCCTGCTGGGCGAGCGCTTCGTGCCGCTGGCGAGCCCCCGGCTCCAGTTGCGCGAGCCGGCCGACCTGGCGCGCTGCCGCCTCATCCAGATGGACTGGACACGCCGCGATCCGGCCTTGCCCGGCTGGCGGGACTGGCTCCAGGCCGCCGCAGTGCCCGGCGTCGACGCCGAGGCCGGCCCTCGCTTCAGCGACGAGGCCCATGCCGCACAGGCCGCCGTCGCGGGCGCCGGCGTCGCGCTGCTGAGCGAGGTGCTGGTGCAGCATGAGCTGGCCCAGGGCCTGCTGTGCATCCCCTTCGGCCCCGCCTTGCCGGGCCTCGCCTACCATCTGATGGAGCCGGCGCGGCACAGCGCCTCCCCGGCGCTCGAGGCGGCGCGGCGCTGGTTGCTCGAAACCGCGGCTGCATGCGCTGCGGAGGCCTGA
- a CDS encoding 2-dehydropantoate 2-reductase, translating into METVCIYGAGAIGGFIGTRLAAQGLAVSAVARGPNAQALREHGWRLQSADRLLQAPARVAEDPRSLGPQDLVVVAVKGQALPGVAAGIAPLLGPHTVVLTAMNGVPWWFFDGFGAGPSGLRLRSVDPDGSVAAAIPAARVIGCVVHATCSMPEPGLVRHGFGRRLILGEPAGGKSERLQRLAALLEGAGFQAEASACIQQDIWYKLWGNMTMNPVSALTGATCDRILDDPLVLRFCLDVMSEARRIGERIGCPIAQTGEERCAVTRQLGAFKTSMLQDVEAGRPIELDPLLGAVREIAQQLGEPTPHIDALLGLTRLQARVRGLYPA; encoded by the coding sequence ATCGAGACAGTCTGCATCTATGGCGCCGGCGCGATCGGCGGGTTCATCGGCACCCGCCTGGCGGCGCAGGGCCTCGCGGTGTCCGCCGTGGCTCGCGGCCCCAATGCGCAGGCCCTGCGGGAGCACGGCTGGCGCCTGCAGAGCGCCGACAGGCTGCTGCAAGCGCCGGCCCGGGTGGCCGAAGACCCGCGCAGCCTGGGCCCGCAGGACCTGGTGGTGGTGGCCGTCAAGGGCCAGGCGCTGCCCGGGGTGGCGGCCGGCATCGCGCCCCTGCTCGGCCCGCACACGGTGGTGTTGACCGCCATGAACGGGGTGCCTTGGTGGTTCTTCGACGGCTTTGGCGCCGGGCCATCCGGCCTCAGGCTGCGCTCGGTGGATCCGGATGGATCGGTGGCCGCCGCGATTCCGGCGGCCCGGGTGATCGGCTGCGTGGTGCATGCCACCTGCTCGATGCCGGAGCCGGGCCTGGTGCGGCACGGCTTCGGCCGGCGCCTGATCCTCGGTGAGCCGGCTGGCGGCAAGAGCGAGCGGCTGCAGCGGCTGGCTGCCCTGCTGGAAGGCGCCGGCTTCCAGGCCGAGGCGTCGGCGTGCATCCAGCAGGACATCTGGTACAAGCTCTGGGGCAACATGACGATGAACCCGGTGTCGGCCCTCACGGGTGCGACCTGCGACCGCATCCTCGACGACCCGCTGGTGCTCCGCTTCTGCCTGGACGTGATGTCCGAGGCTCGCCGCATCGGCGAGCGCATCGGCTGCCCGATTGCGCAGACCGGCGAGGAACGCTGCGCCGTGACTCGCCAGCTGGGCGCCTTCAAGACCTCGATGCTGCAAGACGTTGAAGCCGGCCGGCCCATCGAGCTGGACCCCTTGCTGGGCGCGGTGCGGGAGATCGCGCAGCAGCTCGGCGAACCGACGCCGCACATCGACGCCCTGCTCGGGCTCACGCGCCTGCAGGCGCGCGTGCGCGGGCTCTACCCGGCATAA
- a CDS encoding Lrp/AsnC family transcriptional regulator, with the protein MPAAELDALDRRLLQVLQEDGRASNVELSQRVHLSPPQCLRRVRALEERGVIRGYAAQVAGEALGYPVMAYVNLNIDREHFGRVRELEKLLVTFPEIIECHCVSGDHDYLLKVVARDLKSLSLFLTDRLMQVPGVDDVRSMICMEEIKPPSPLPVD; encoded by the coding sequence ATGCCGGCCGCCGAACTCGATGCCCTGGACCGCCGCCTCCTGCAGGTGCTGCAGGAGGATGGCCGCGCCTCCAATGTCGAGCTGTCCCAGCGGGTGCATCTGTCGCCGCCGCAGTGCCTGCGGCGGGTGCGGGCACTGGAGGAGCGCGGCGTGATCCGCGGCTATGCCGCCCAGGTGGCCGGGGAGGCGCTCGGCTACCCGGTGATGGCCTACGTCAACCTCAACATCGACCGCGAGCACTTCGGGCGGGTGCGGGAGCTGGAGAAGCTGCTGGTCACCTTCCCCGAGATCATCGAGTGCCACTGCGTCTCGGGCGACCACGACTACCTGCTCAAGGTGGTGGCGCGCGACCTGAAGTCGCTCTCGCTGTTCCTGACCGACCGCCTCATGCAGGTGCCAGGGGTGGACGACGTGCGCTCGATGATTTGCATGGAAGAGATCAAACCACCGTCTCCGCTGCCGGTGGATTGA
- a CDS encoding MFS transporter: MSSVTAASPVQREILLCGARFLALGLLMGCWATGLPGLKARFGYTEQQLALVLLALAAGSVLAFLSCAAVSRAVGATLFTRVTGALAAYSMLATQLVSDSVPLALTAFVFGWSSAAFDVAINSSAVALEARSRRAIMSKLHAMFSSGGALAAAVAAGLWLAGGHALWLAVPAALLLSLLALAPGEGGGPAAGAPPTTAPARRSAMVWRLGAAALLCLLCEGTMYDWSAIYMAQAFAASPAVAVAGFGVFSAAMAFGRFTGDRLRDRHGSAAVLLPGCALAALGAGLCVWGGAREAALLGFVLVGLGLSNVIPIVFALAPQGDARAPEAAIAFVSGIGFVGFLVGPPLVGLWSSVWSFGSSLLLVVAACAGVAVLAAGIAPRSRP; encoded by the coding sequence GTGAGCTCCGTCACAGCCGCGTCGCCGGTGCAACGGGAGATCCTGCTGTGCGGCGCGCGGTTCCTCGCGTTGGGGCTGTTGATGGGGTGCTGGGCCACCGGCCTGCCCGGGCTGAAGGCCCGGTTCGGCTACACCGAGCAGCAATTGGCGCTGGTGCTGCTGGCACTCGCCGCGGGCTCCGTGCTCGCCTTCCTGAGTTGCGCTGCGGTGTCGCGGGCGGTCGGGGCCACGCTGTTCACCCGGGTGACAGGGGCGCTCGCCGCCTACTCCATGCTGGCCACCCAGCTGGTGTCCGATTCGGTGCCCCTTGCATTGACCGCCTTCGTGTTCGGCTGGTCCAGCGCCGCCTTCGACGTTGCGATCAACAGCAGCGCGGTCGCGCTGGAAGCCCGCAGCCGGCGCGCCATCATGTCGAAGTTGCATGCCATGTTCAGCAGCGGTGGCGCGCTGGCGGCTGCCGTGGCGGCCGGCCTGTGGCTGGCGGGCGGCCATGCGCTGTGGCTGGCGGTGCCGGCGGCCCTGCTGCTGTCGCTGCTGGCCCTGGCCCCGGGAGAAGGCGGCGGGCCGGCCGCCGGCGCGCCTCCCACCACCGCGCCGGCGCGCCGGTCCGCCATGGTGTGGCGGCTGGGGGCGGCGGCGCTGCTGTGCCTGCTGTGCGAAGGCACGATGTACGACTGGTCCGCCATCTACATGGCGCAGGCCTTCGCCGCCTCGCCGGCCGTGGCGGTGGCCGGCTTCGGCGTCTTCTCTGCCGCCATGGCGTTCGGCCGCTTCACCGGCGACCGGCTGCGCGACCGCCACGGCAGCGCGGCGGTGCTGCTGCCCGGCTGCGCCCTCGCAGCGCTGGGGGCGGGGTTGTGCGTGTGGGGCGGGGCACGCGAGGCGGCCTTGCTCGGCTTCGTGCTGGTGGGCCTGGGGCTGTCCAACGTGATCCCCATTGTGTTTGCGCTGGCGCCCCAGGGCGACGCACGCGCACCGGAGGCCGCCATCGCCTTCGTCTCGGGCATCGGCTTCGTCGGGTTCCTGGTGGGGCCGCCGCTGGTGGGCCTGTGGAGCAGCGTGTGGTCCTTTGGCAGCTCGCTGCTGCTGGTGGTGGCCGCCTGTGCCGGGGTGGCGGTGCTCGCTGCCGGCATCGCGCCGCGCAGCCGCCCATGA
- a CDS encoding DeoR/GlpR family DNA-binding transcription regulator: MTQAVHDLLADERRHYILDLLARQGKVKAQQLVQLFKVSEDTIRRDLNDMAEQGLLRRVHGGALPLSPTAPGANWSERVGADEQEKAVLVAAVLRELQGGERLLVDSGTTNALLARQLPRSLPFTVITTSPETALALADHTRCEVILAGGRLHRESASLCGPEALRLVESVQADLCLVGVCTVSAAAGLHCDHFDELAVKQAMMRNARRVWAMVGAAKVGGQGAWRVAGAGQLHRLYTTAPAEHPELALLAELGVQLSCVDLG; this comes from the coding sequence ATGACCCAGGCAGTCCACGACCTGCTCGCCGACGAACGGCGGCACTACATCCTCGACCTGCTGGCCCGCCAGGGCAAGGTGAAGGCCCAGCAACTGGTCCAGCTCTTCAAGGTGTCGGAAGACACCATCCGGCGCGACCTCAACGACATGGCGGAGCAAGGCCTGTTGCGGCGGGTGCACGGCGGCGCCCTGCCACTCTCGCCGACCGCGCCAGGCGCCAACTGGAGCGAGCGTGTCGGCGCGGACGAGCAGGAGAAGGCGGTGCTGGTGGCCGCCGTGCTGCGCGAGCTGCAAGGCGGAGAACGGCTGCTGGTCGACAGCGGCACCACCAACGCACTGCTGGCGCGACAGCTGCCGCGCTCGCTGCCGTTCACCGTCATCACCACCAGCCCCGAGACGGCGTTGGCCCTGGCCGATCACACCCGCTGCGAGGTCATCCTGGCCGGCGGGCGGCTGCACCGGGAATCGGCCTCGCTGTGCGGGCCGGAGGCGCTGCGGCTGGTGGAGTCCGTGCAGGCGGACCTGTGCCTGGTGGGGGTGTGCACGGTCTCGGCTGCAGCCGGCCTGCACTGCGACCATTTCGATGAGCTGGCGGTGAAGCAGGCCATGATGCGCAATGCCCGCCGCGTGTGGGCCATGGTGGGGGCCGCCAAGGTGGGCGGCCAGGGGGCCTGGCGGGTGGCCGGCGCCGGGCAGTTGCACCGGCTGTACACCACCGCCCCCGCCGAGCATCCGGAGCTGGCCCTGCTGGCGGAGCTGGGCGTGCAGCTGAGCTGCGTGGACCTGGGCTGA
- the rocD gene encoding ornithine--oxo-acid transaminase produces MTAAPTAVSSTAMELEARWGALNYHPLPVVLSRGEGVWLWDESGRRYLDMMSAYSAVSFGHSHPELVAALTRQAQTLAVTSRAYHTDRLGPFLEQLCRLTGLDRALPMNTGAEAVETAIKAARKWGYTVKGVAEGRAQIIVPAGNFAGRTTTIVGFSSEPQYRHGFGPFAPGFVQVPYGDVAALERAITPDTVAFFVEPIQGEAGIVVPPEGYLRAARELCTRHRVLLICDEVQTGLGRTGRMLACDHEGVKPDGVTLGKALGGGLLPVSAFVAREEVMSVFGPGDHGSTFGGNPLAAAVGLAALQLLERDRLAEQADRQGRYLRERLLAVEHPALLEVRGKGLLVGVEIDPRFASARAVCEALMAEGVLSKDTHDTVVRLAPPLVVNRAEIDLAVAALERALQSFEPVDRLAA; encoded by the coding sequence ATGACCGCCGCACCGACCGCCGTATCCTCGACTGCGATGGAGCTCGAAGCCCGCTGGGGCGCCCTCAACTACCACCCGCTGCCGGTGGTGCTGAGCCGGGGCGAGGGCGTGTGGCTGTGGGACGAGTCGGGCCGGCGTTATCTGGACATGATGTCGGCCTACTCGGCGGTGAGCTTCGGCCACTCGCACCCGGAGCTGGTGGCCGCCCTGACCCGCCAGGCGCAGACGCTGGCCGTCACCTCCCGCGCCTACCACACCGACCGGCTCGGCCCCTTCCTGGAGCAGCTGTGCCGCTTGACCGGCCTCGACCGTGCGCTGCCGATGAACACCGGCGCCGAGGCGGTGGAGACCGCCATCAAGGCGGCCCGCAAATGGGGCTACACCGTCAAGGGGGTGGCCGAAGGACGGGCACAGATCATCGTGCCGGCCGGCAACTTCGCCGGCCGCACCACCACCATCGTCGGCTTCAGCAGCGAGCCGCAGTACCGCCACGGCTTTGGTCCCTTCGCACCCGGATTCGTGCAGGTGCCCTACGGCGACGTCGCCGCCCTGGAGCGGGCCATCACGCCCGACACCGTGGCGTTTTTCGTCGAACCCATCCAGGGCGAGGCCGGCATCGTCGTTCCGCCGGAAGGCTACCTGCGCGCGGCGCGCGAGCTGTGCACCCGCCACCGGGTGCTGCTGATCTGCGACGAGGTGCAGACCGGCCTGGGCCGCACCGGCCGCATGCTGGCCTGCGACCACGAGGGGGTGAAGCCCGACGGCGTGACGCTGGGCAAGGCGCTCGGCGGCGGCCTGCTGCCGGTGTCGGCCTTCGTGGCCCGGGAGGAGGTGATGTCGGTCTTCGGCCCCGGTGACCACGGCAGCACCTTCGGCGGCAACCCGCTGGCGGCCGCGGTGGGGCTGGCGGCGCTGCAGTTGCTGGAGCGCGATCGCCTGGCGGAGCAGGCCGACCGCCAGGGCCGCTATCTGCGCGAGCGCCTGCTGGCGGTCGAGCATCCGGCCCTGCTCGAGGTGCGCGGCAAGGGCTTGCTGGTGGGGGTGGAGATCGATCCCCGCTTCGCCTCCGCGCGGGCGGTTTGCGAAGCCCTGATGGCCGAAGGCGTGCTCAGCAAGGACACGCATGACACGGTGGTGCGGCTGGCGCCGCCCCTCGTGGTGAACCGCGCCGAGATCGACCTGGCGGTGGCCGCGCTGGAGCGCGCGCTGCAGTCATTCGAGCCGGTCGACCGGCTCGCTGCCTGA
- a CDS encoding FMN-dependent NADH-azoreductase produces MSTVLHLDASARPGRSDQRPHGSHTRRLSARFVDRWRALRPQDEVIYRDLGAEPPPPVTGDWIHAAFTPAERRQPWMHQALALSDQLVDELLRADLIVVGLPMYNFGPPAGFKAYIDNIVRVGRTFGFDRQRTGDPYWPLLAGAGKRLVLLGSRGDHGYGPGQRLASMNHVEPSVRTAFAYIGITEVHGTAVEYDEFGDHRLQQSLLAAEARVDALAGQLAGATAAAVNPPAAETVV; encoded by the coding sequence ATGAGCACTGTGCTGCACCTGGATGCCAGCGCCCGCCCGGGCCGTTCCGACCAGCGCCCCCATGGTTCACACACCCGGCGGCTGAGCGCGCGTTTCGTCGACCGCTGGCGCGCCCTGCGGCCGCAGGACGAGGTGATCTATCGCGACCTGGGCGCCGAGCCGCCGCCGCCGGTCACCGGCGACTGGATCCATGCCGCCTTCACCCCGGCTGAGCGCCGCCAGCCCTGGATGCACCAGGCACTGGCACTGAGCGACCAGCTGGTGGACGAGTTGCTGCGCGCCGACCTGATCGTTGTCGGCCTGCCGATGTACAACTTCGGCCCGCCGGCCGGCTTCAAGGCCTACATCGACAACATCGTGCGGGTCGGCCGCACCTTCGGCTTCGACCGGCAGCGCACGGGCGACCCCTACTGGCCCTTGCTGGCCGGCGCCGGCAAGCGGCTGGTGCTGCTCGGTTCGCGCGGCGACCACGGCTACGGCCCCGGGCAGCGTCTGGCTTCGATGAACCATGTGGAGCCCAGCGTGCGCACCGCCTTCGCCTACATCGGCATCACCGAGGTGCATGGCACGGCGGTGGAATACGACGAGTTCGGCGACCACCGGCTGCAGCAGTCCCTCCTGGCCGCCGAAGCCCGGGTGGACGCGCTGGCCGGGCAGCTGGCCGGCGCGACGGCGGCCGCCGTCAATCCACCGGCAGCGGAGACGGTGGTTTGA
- a CDS encoding SulP family inorganic anion transporter — protein sequence MNDRPLFTALPPALLRLCPWLDRLTPASLRADLLAGLLGAVLVLPQGIAFATLAGLPPSYGLYTAILPCAVAALFGSSWHVVSGPTNANSLALFAMLTPLAVAGSPRYIELALAVTVLVGLMQAAIALLRLGALANFISPAALLGFTGGAAALIAIHALKDLGGFGHPASHSVAAVLQYLAEHWREARPGALLVGLSTLAAALACKRWRPRWPGLLLALAGATVLAALLERRGGSWALPVVGTVPSAWPPLHVPQLDVKLLPELLGLAFALTIVALGQAISIAKAVAARSGQRLDTNREFLGQGLSNIVGGFFSSYVSCGSLNRSLPNLEAGARTPLAAVCSALLLLGLVALGAPLLGHIPMAGISGLLLLVAWNLLDPGRWRRLARSDATEFGIAAATFVATVTMRLEMAILLGTLLSLVSYLWRTSKPAMRTMGFDTMAEERHFVVLEDAEPALPECPQLKLLRMEGSVYFGAAQHVSDRLHALRQPPDAARHLLVMAKSMNFIDVAGAEVWEAELATRRAAGGDLYFHRPRPPVLQMWERTGFIEVLGRDHVFPDKRTAIGSIFKQLDPRLCAACRARVFWECKTAPFRPTPPPGEAGKKEPPPPEAGGGGPPSQTSSGSEPVDRLE from the coding sequence TTGAACGACCGACCGCTCTTCACCGCCCTGCCGCCGGCGCTGCTGCGCCTGTGCCCCTGGCTCGACCGGCTGACGCCCGCCAGCCTGCGGGCCGACCTGCTCGCCGGCCTGCTCGGTGCGGTGCTCGTGCTGCCGCAAGGCATCGCCTTTGCGACGCTGGCGGGGCTGCCGCCGTCGTATGGCCTCTACACCGCCATCCTGCCGTGCGCAGTGGCGGCCTTGTTCGGCTCCAGCTGGCATGTCGTGTCGGGCCCCACCAATGCCAACTCGCTGGCCTTGTTCGCCATGCTCACGCCGCTGGCCGTGGCAGGCAGCCCGCGCTACATCGAGCTGGCCCTGGCCGTCACGGTGCTGGTCGGGCTGATGCAGGCGGCCATTGCGTTGCTGCGACTCGGCGCACTGGCCAACTTCATCTCGCCGGCAGCGCTGCTTGGCTTCACGGGAGGGGCGGCCGCACTGATCGCGATCCATGCACTGAAAGACCTGGGCGGCTTCGGCCACCCGGCCAGCCACAGCGTGGCCGCGGTGCTGCAGTACCTCGCGGAGCACTGGCGCGAGGCGCGCCCCGGTGCGCTGCTGGTGGGCCTGTCGACCCTGGCCGCCGCCCTCGCCTGCAAGCGCTGGCGACCGCGCTGGCCCGGCCTGCTGCTGGCACTGGCAGGCGCCACCGTGCTGGCCGCACTGCTGGAGCGGCGCGGCGGCAGCTGGGCGCTGCCGGTGGTCGGCACGGTGCCGTCCGCCTGGCCGCCGCTGCATGTGCCGCAGCTGGACGTGAAGCTGCTGCCGGAGCTGCTGGGACTGGCCTTCGCGCTGACCATCGTCGCGCTGGGCCAGGCCATCTCGATCGCCAAGGCGGTGGCGGCGCGCTCCGGCCAGCGGCTGGACACCAACCGTGAATTCCTCGGCCAGGGGTTGTCCAACATCGTCGGCGGCTTCTTCTCGTCGTATGTGTCGTGCGGCTCGCTGAACCGCTCGCTGCCCAACCTGGAGGCCGGCGCCCGCACCCCGCTGGCCGCCGTGTGCTCGGCCCTGCTTCTGCTCGGCCTGGTGGCGCTGGGGGCGCCGCTGCTGGGGCACATCCCGATGGCCGGCATCTCGGGCCTGCTGCTGTTGGTGGCCTGGAACCTGCTGGATCCCGGCCGCTGGCGGCGGCTGGCGCGCAGCGACGCCACCGAGTTCGGCATCGCCGCTGCCACCTTCGTCGCCACCGTGACGATGCGGCTGGAGATGGCCATCCTGCTCGGCACGCTGCTGTCGCTGGTGAGCTATCTGTGGCGCACCTCCAAGCCGGCCATGCGCACCATGGGCTTCGACACGATGGCCGAGGAGCGCCATTTCGTCGTGCTCGAGGATGCCGAGCCCGCGCTGCCCGAATGCCCGCAGCTGAAGTTGCTGCGCATGGAAGGGTCGGTCTACTTCGGCGCGGCCCAGCATGTCTCGGACCGGCTGCACGCCCTCAGGCAACCGCCCGACGCTGCCCGCCACTTGCTGGTGATGGCCAAGAGCATGAACTTCATCGACGTCGCCGGCGCCGAGGTCTGGGAAGCCGAGCTCGCCACGCGCCGGGCGGCCGGCGGCGACCTCTACTTCCACCGGCCGCGACCGCCGGTGCTGCAGATGTGGGAGCGCACCGGCTTCATCGAGGTGCTGGGGCGCGACCATGTCTTTCCCGACAAGCGCACCGCCATCGGCAGCATCTTCAAGCAGCTCGACCCGCGGCTGTGCGCGGCCTGCCGGGCGCGGGTGTTCTGGGAATGCAAGACGGCGCCTTTCCGGCCGACGCCGCCGCCCGGGGAAGCCGGCAAAAAAGAGCCCCCGCCGCCAGAGGCGGGCGGGGGCGGACCTCCCAGTCAGACTTCCTCAGGCAGCGAGCCGGTCGACCGGCTCGAATGA